The proteins below come from a single Kosakonia sp. SMBL-WEM22 genomic window:
- the slmA gene encoding nucleoid occlusion factor SlmA yields the protein MAEKQTAKKNRREEILQSLALMLESSDGSQRITTAKLAASVGVSEAALYRHFPSKTRMFDSLIEFIEDSLITRINLILKDEKDTTARLRLIVLLILGFGERNPGLTRIMTGHALMFEQDRLQGRINQLFERIEAQLRQVLRERKMREGEGYATDETLLASQLLAFCEGMLSRYVRSEFKYSPTEDFDARWPLLLLQLQ from the coding sequence ATGGCAGAAAAACAGACTGCGAAAAAGAATCGCCGTGAGGAAATACTTCAATCTCTGGCGTTAATGCTGGAATCCAGCGATGGAAGCCAACGTATTACCACGGCGAAACTGGCGGCATCGGTCGGCGTCTCTGAAGCCGCGCTGTATCGTCACTTTCCCAGCAAAACACGCATGTTCGATAGCCTGATCGAGTTTATCGAAGATAGCCTGATTACCCGCATCAACCTGATTTTAAAAGATGAAAAAGACACGACTGCGCGTTTGCGTCTGATTGTCTTACTGATTCTGGGCTTCGGCGAACGTAATCCCGGCCTGACCCGCATCATGACCGGTCATGCGCTGATGTTTGAGCAGGATCGCCTGCAGGGGCGCATCAACCAGCTTTTTGAGCGTATTGAAGCGCAGCTGCGCCAGGTCCTGCGCGAGCGCAAAATGCGTGAAGGCGAAGGGTATGCGACCGACGAGACACTGCTGGCAAGCCAGCTGCTGGCCTTCTGTGAAGGGATGCTGTCGCGCTATGTGCGCAGCGAGTTCAAATATAGCCCGACCGAAGATTTTGACGCGCGCTGGCCGCTGTTACTTCTGCAATTACAGTAA
- the dut gene encoding dUTP diphosphatase has protein sequence MMKKIDVKILDPRVGEQFPLPTYATSGSAGLDLRACLDDAVELAPGATTLLPTGLAIHIADPTLAAVILPRSGLGHKHGVVLGNLVGLIDSDYQGQLMVSVWNRGKESFTIVPGERIAQMVFVPVVQAEFNLVEEFDATVRGEGGFGHSGRQ, from the coding sequence ATGATGAAAAAAATCGACGTTAAGATTCTGGACCCGCGTGTGGGTGAGCAGTTCCCGCTGCCGACCTATGCCACTTCCGGCTCCGCCGGTCTTGACCTGCGCGCCTGTCTGGATGACGCCGTAGAGCTGGCGCCAGGCGCCACCACACTGCTGCCTACAGGTCTGGCGATTCACATTGCCGACCCAACCCTTGCAGCCGTCATTTTGCCGCGCTCGGGCCTGGGTCATAAACATGGCGTGGTACTGGGCAACCTGGTTGGGCTGATTGATTCCGATTACCAGGGGCAACTGATGGTCTCCGTCTGGAACCGCGGGAAAGAGAGCTTCACCATCGTGCCTGGCGAGCGTATCGCGCAGATGGTCTTTGTACCGGTGGTGCAGGCTGAATTTAACCTGGTGGAAGAGTTCGATGCCACCGTGCGTGGCGAAGGCGGCTTTGGCCACTCCGGGCGTCAATAA
- the coaBC gene encoding bifunctional phosphopantothenoylcysteine decarboxylase/phosphopantothenate--cysteine ligase CoaBC — translation MTTLAGKKIVLGVSGGIAAYKAPELVRRLRDRGAEVRVALTEAAKAFITPLSLQAVSGYPVSDSLLDPAAEAAMGHIELGKWADLVILAPATADLIARVAAGMANDLVTTICLATPSPVAVVPAMNQQMYRNATTQHNLQVLASRGLLLWGPDSGSQACGDVGPGRMLDPLTIVDMAAAHFSPVKDLQHLNIMITAGPTREPLDPVRYITNLSSGKMGFAIAEAAAKRGANVTLVSGPVSLPTPALVQRVDVTTALEMEAAVQQRAQQQHIFIGCAAVADYRASEIAPEKIKKQGDEITLKMVKNPDIVAGVAALTNHRPYVVGFAAETNNVEEYARQKRARKNLDLICANDVSQSNQGFNSDNNALHLFWQDGDKRLPLERKALLGHLLLDEIVTRYDEKNRR, via the coding sequence ATGACAACTCTGGCGGGTAAAAAAATTGTCCTCGGCGTAAGCGGGGGTATCGCGGCCTATAAAGCGCCTGAGCTGGTGCGCCGCTTGCGCGATCGCGGTGCGGAAGTCCGCGTGGCGCTGACCGAGGCCGCCAAAGCCTTTATCACACCGCTAAGTCTGCAGGCCGTTTCCGGTTATCCTGTCTCCGACAGCCTGCTCGACCCCGCCGCGGAAGCGGCAATGGGGCATATTGAGTTGGGTAAATGGGCCGATCTGGTGATTCTGGCTCCCGCCACCGCCGATTTAATCGCTCGCGTCGCGGCGGGCATGGCGAATGACCTGGTCACAACTATCTGCCTGGCCACGCCGTCACCGGTTGCGGTTGTCCCGGCGATGAATCAGCAGATGTACCGCAACGCCACTACCCAGCACAATTTACAGGTGCTGGCGTCGCGCGGCCTGCTGTTGTGGGGGCCAGACAGCGGTAGCCAGGCGTGCGGCGACGTTGGCCCGGGCCGCATGCTCGATCCGCTCACCATCGTCGATATGGCCGCGGCTCACTTTTCGCCGGTCAAGGATCTGCAACATCTGAACATTATGATTACCGCCGGTCCGACCCGTGAACCGCTGGATCCGGTGCGCTACATCACTAATCTCAGCTCTGGCAAAATGGGCTTCGCGATCGCCGAAGCAGCTGCGAAGCGCGGCGCGAATGTGACGCTGGTTTCAGGCCCGGTGTCGCTACCTACGCCCGCCTTAGTTCAGCGCGTGGATGTCACTACCGCCCTTGAGATGGAAGCGGCAGTACAGCAGCGCGCCCAGCAGCAGCATATTTTTATCGGCTGCGCGGCGGTCGCTGACTATCGGGCCAGCGAGATCGCGCCGGAGAAAATTAAAAAGCAAGGCGATGAAATCACACTAAAAATGGTGAAGAACCCCGATATCGTCGCCGGCGTTGCGGCGCTCACCAATCATCGACCTTATGTTGTTGGGTTTGCCGCGGAAACGAATAATGTGGAAGAATACGCCCGGCAGAAACGCGCCCGCAAAAACCTCGACCTGATTTGCGCCAACGATGTTTCGCAATCTAATCAAGGCTTTAATAGCGACAACAACGCATTACATCTGTTCTGGCAAGATGGCGATAAGCGCTTGCCGCTGGAGCGCAAAGCGCTGCTGGGACACCTATTACTGGACGAGATTGTTACCCGTTATGATGAAAAAAATCGACGTTAA
- the radC gene encoding DNA repair protein RadC — MAIVLIPQKPREKMMQLGVESLTDVELLALFLRTGACGKSVLTVAREMLNHFSSLHSLLCADYDEFRFISGIGIAKYTQLRGIGELARRSYNARIAEESSLLSPDMVREFLQSQLANEEREVFMVILLDNRNRIIKHARLFSGTINHVEVHPREILREAIKFNAVGVILAHNHPSGNAEPSRADKAITERVIKCCQLMDIRVLDHLVIGRGECVSFAERGWI; from the coding sequence ATGGCGATTGTGTTAATTCCTCAAAAGCCGCGTGAAAAGATGATGCAGTTGGGCGTTGAGTCTCTTACGGATGTTGAGTTACTGGCACTGTTTTTACGCACTGGCGCATGCGGGAAAAGCGTACTTACCGTCGCGCGCGAGATGTTAAACCACTTCAGCTCGCTCCACTCTCTGCTCTGTGCTGACTACGATGAGTTTCGTTTTATCTCGGGCATTGGCATTGCCAAATATACGCAGCTCAGGGGCATCGGTGAACTGGCAAGGCGCTCCTACAACGCGCGTATTGCCGAGGAGAGTTCTCTGCTCAGCCCGGATATGGTGCGGGAATTTTTGCAAAGCCAGCTGGCAAACGAAGAGCGTGAGGTCTTTATGGTTATCCTGCTTGATAACCGCAACCGCATCATCAAACACGCCCGGCTATTTTCCGGCACGATTAACCATGTTGAGGTGCATCCGCGAGAAATTTTACGCGAAGCAATAAAATTCAATGCGGTCGGCGTGATCCTCGCGCATAATCACCCCTCGGGTAATGCTGAGCCCAGCAGAGCAGATAAGGCCATCACCGAACGAGTGATAAAATGCTGCCAACTCATGGACATTCGCGTTCTTGATCATCTGGTCATTGGTCGCGGTGAGTGCGTTTCTTTTGCGGAACGCGGTTGGATTTAG
- the rpmB gene encoding 50S ribosomal protein L28 has product MSRVCQVTGKRPVTGNNRSHALNATKRRFLPNLHSHRFWVESEKRFVTLRVSAKGMRVIDKKGIDTVLSELRARGEKY; this is encoded by the coding sequence ATGTCCCGAGTCTGCCAAGTTACTGGCAAGCGTCCGGTGACCGGTAATAACCGTTCCCACGCACTGAACGCGACTAAACGCCGTTTCCTGCCGAACCTGCACTCTCACCGTTTTTGGGTTGAGAGCGAAAAGCGTTTTGTCACCCTGCGTGTATCTGCTAAAGGTATGCGTGTAATTGATAAGAAAGGCATCGATACAGTTCTGTCTGAACTGCGTGCCCGTGGCGAAAAGTACTAA
- the rpmG gene encoding 50S ribosomal protein L33, with the protein MAKGIREKIKLVSSAGTGHFYTTTKNKRTKPEKLELKKFDPVVRQHVMYKEAKIK; encoded by the coding sequence ATGGCTAAAGGTATTCGTGAGAAAATCAAGCTGGTTTCTTCCGCTGGTACTGGTCACTTCTACACCACCACGAAGAACAAACGTACTAAGCCGGAAAAACTGGAACTGAAAAAGTTCGATCCAGTTGTCCGTCAGCACGTGATGTACAAAGAAGCTAAAATTAAATAA
- the mutM gene encoding bifunctional DNA-formamidopyrimidine glycosylase/DNA-(apurinic or apyrimidinic site) lyase, translating into MPELPEVETSRRGIEPHLVGETILHAVVRNSRLRWPVSEEIHSLSDKPVLSVQRRAKYLLLELPDGWIIIHLGMSGSLRVLPHELPAQKHDHVDLVMSNGKVLRYTDPRRFGAWLWTKELEGHNVLAHLGPEPLSNAFNVDYLREKCAKKKTAIKPWLMDNKLVVGVGNIYASESLFAAGIHPDRLASSLSQQEYELLVRVIKAVLLRSIEQGGTTLKDFLQSDGKPGYFAQELQVYGREGQPCRICGTPILAAKHAQRSTFYCRQCQK; encoded by the coding sequence ATGCCTGAATTACCTGAAGTTGAAACCAGCCGCAGAGGCATTGAGCCGCACCTGGTCGGTGAAACCATCCTGCATGCCGTGGTGCGTAACAGTCGGCTACGCTGGCCTGTTTCCGAAGAGATCCATAGCCTGAGCGACAAACCGGTGCTCAGCGTGCAGCGACGCGCTAAATACTTGTTGCTGGAGCTGCCGGATGGCTGGATCATCATTCATCTCGGTATGTCCGGCAGTCTGCGCGTTCTACCCCACGAGCTTCCCGCGCAAAAACATGACCATGTTGATCTGGTCATGAGCAACGGCAAAGTGCTGCGTTACACCGATCCGCGTCGTTTCGGTGCATGGCTATGGACCAAAGAGCTGGAAGGGCACAACGTGCTGGCGCATCTCGGCCCGGAGCCGTTGAGCAACGCCTTTAACGTCGACTATCTGCGTGAGAAGTGCGCGAAGAAGAAAACGGCGATAAAACCCTGGCTGATGGATAACAAGCTGGTGGTGGGCGTCGGCAATATCTACGCCAGCGAATCGCTGTTTGCCGCCGGGATCCATCCCGATCGGCTGGCCTCATCCCTCTCGCAGCAGGAGTATGAACTGCTGGTACGCGTGATCAAAGCGGTGTTGTTGCGCTCTATTGAGCAGGGCGGAACGACGCTGAAAGACTTCCTGCAAAGCGACGGCAAACCTGGTTATTTCGCACAGGAGCTGCAGGTTTACGGGCGGGAAGGACAGCCTTGTCGCATCTGCGGCACGCCAATCTTGGCGGCAAAACATGCGCAGCGTTCAACGTTTTACTGCCGGCAGTGTCAGAAATAG
- the coaD gene encoding pantetheine-phosphate adenylyltransferase, giving the protein MQKRAIYPGTFDPITNGHIDIVTRAAAMFDELILAIAASPSKKPMFSLDERVALAQQATAHLRNVTVVGFSDLMANFARDQQATILIRGLRAVADFEYEMQLAHMNRHLMPDLESVYLMPSKEWSFISSSLVKEVARHQGDVAHFLPQPVHQALLDKLK; this is encoded by the coding sequence ATGCAAAAGCGGGCGATCTACCCTGGTACGTTTGATCCCATCACCAACGGGCATATCGATATTGTGACCCGTGCCGCCGCGATGTTTGATGAGCTGATACTGGCGATTGCCGCCAGCCCGAGCAAAAAACCGATGTTCAGCCTCGATGAGCGCGTTGCGCTGGCGCAGCAGGCGACGGCACATTTGCGAAATGTCACGGTAGTCGGCTTTAGCGATCTGATGGCTAACTTCGCACGTGACCAGCAGGCCACGATTTTGATCCGTGGTCTGCGCGCGGTAGCGGATTTTGAGTATGAGATGCAGTTGGCGCATATGAACCGGCATCTGATGCCGGATCTGGAAAGCGTCTATTTAATGCCGTCGAAAGAGTGGTCATTTATCTCCTCTTCGCTGGTCAAAGAGGTGGCGCGCCACCAGGGTGATGTCGCACATTTCCTGCCGCAGCCGGTTCACCAAGCGCTGCTTGATAAGCTGAAGTAA
- the waaA gene encoding lipid IV(A) 3-deoxy-D-manno-octulosonic acid transferase, which translates to MLQLLYTTLLYIIQPLIWVRLWVRGAKAPAYRKRWGERYGFYNKPLKAGGIMLHSVSVGETLAAIPLVRALRHRYPDLPITVTTMTPTGSERVMSAFGGDVQHVYLPYDLPDALNRFLDKVDPKLVLIMETELWPNLISALHKRSIPLVIANARLSARSAAGYAKLGKFIQKLLRKITLIAAQNSEDGDRFIALGAKRNQLTVTGSLKFDISVTPQLASRAVALRRQWAPHRPVWIATSTHEGEESIMLLAHQALLKQFPDLLLILVPRHPERFPDAVNMVREAGLSFITRSSGEIPSASTQVVVGDTMGELMLLYGIADLAFVGGSLVERGGHNPLEAAAHAIPVLMGPHTFNFKDICARLTQADGLITVNDVDALIKEVTSLLTDEDYRSFYGRHAVEVLYQNQGALQLLLQLLEPYLPPKAQ; encoded by the coding sequence ATGCTCCAATTGCTCTACACCACACTGCTGTACATTATTCAGCCGCTGATTTGGGTGCGGTTGTGGGTGCGTGGTGCAAAAGCTCCGGCTTACCGTAAACGCTGGGGCGAGCGCTATGGCTTCTACAATAAGCCGTTGAAAGCAGGCGGCATCATGCTGCACTCCGTTTCCGTGGGCGAAACGCTGGCCGCCATTCCGCTGGTGCGCGCCTTACGTCACCGCTATCCCGATCTGCCCATTACCGTTACCACCATGACACCAACCGGCTCCGAGCGGGTAATGTCAGCATTCGGTGGCGACGTTCAGCATGTTTATCTGCCTTACGATCTGCCAGACGCGCTAAACCGTTTCCTCGATAAGGTCGACCCTAAGCTGGTGTTGATAATGGAAACCGAGCTGTGGCCTAACCTGATTAGCGCTCTGCATAAACGAAGCATTCCGCTGGTGATTGCTAACGCCCGTCTCTCGGCGCGCTCCGCCGCTGGCTATGCGAAGTTGGGTAAATTTATTCAGAAATTGCTGCGCAAAATTACGCTAATTGCCGCGCAAAACAGCGAAGATGGCGACCGTTTTATTGCACTTGGCGCTAAACGCAACCAGCTTACAGTAACCGGTAGCCTGAAGTTCGATATCTCTGTCACACCGCAACTTGCCTCCCGCGCTGTCGCCCTGCGTCGTCAGTGGGCGCCGCATCGTCCGGTCTGGATTGCTACCAGCACCCACGAAGGCGAAGAGAGCATTATGCTGCTCGCGCATCAGGCCTTGCTAAAACAGTTTCCTGATTTACTCTTGATTCTGGTTCCACGTCATCCTGAACGCTTCCCTGACGCCGTAAATATGGTGCGGGAGGCAGGTTTGAGTTTCATCACACGCTCTTCCGGCGAAATCCCCTCTGCCAGCACCCAGGTGGTGGTTGGCGATACGATGGGCGAGCTGATGCTGCTTTACGGCATTGCCGATTTGGCGTTTGTCGGCGGGTCGCTGGTCGAGAGAGGCGGTCATAACCCACTTGAAGCCGCCGCGCATGCAATACCTGTGCTGATGGGGCCGCATACGTTCAACTTCAAAGATATCTGCGCGCGGTTGACGCAGGCCGATGGGTTGATCACCGTAAACGATGTGGACGCGCTCATCAAAGAGGTCACCTCTTTGTTGACCGATGAAGATTACCGGAGTTTTTACGGTCGCCACGCAGTGGAAGTGCTCTATCAGAATCAGGGCGCTCTGCAGCTTTTGTTGCAACTGCTGGAACCCTACCTGCCACCTAAAGCGCAATAA
- the rfaQ gene encoding lipopolysaccharide core heptosyltransferase RfaQ, translating into MEKPFHRILVIKMRFHGDMLLTTPVVSTLKRNYPDARIDMLLYKDTMPILSENPEIHALYGMSNKGTSLKEKIGNFFSLVSQLRKNNYDLIVNLTDQHIVAPLVRFLPAKVKISQDYAHRQSAFWKKSFTHLAPFAGEHAVERNLSTLAPLGITDFCRDTTMSYAPEHWERMRSVLDEAGVGEHYVVVQPTARQLFKCWDNEKFSQVIDALQARGYDVVLTSGPGADDLACVEEIARGCARRPVTSLAGKTRFPELGALIAHAALFIGVDSAPGHIAAAVKTPIICLFGATDHVFWRPWSDNIIQFWAGNYQPMPPRSQLDRNKKYLSVIPAEDVIAATEKMLPSLEGVC; encoded by the coding sequence GTGGAAAAGCCATTTCACCGAATTCTGGTTATTAAAATGCGTTTTCATGGAGACATGCTGCTGACCACGCCGGTCGTCAGCACGTTAAAACGCAACTATCCTGATGCGCGCATTGATATGCTGCTCTACAAAGACACAATGCCAATCTTATCCGAAAACCCTGAAATCCATGCTCTTTATGGCATGAGCAATAAGGGGACGTCATTGAAGGAAAAGATAGGGAATTTCTTCAGTCTGGTGAGCCAATTACGCAAGAATAACTACGATCTCATCGTCAATCTGACGGATCAACACATTGTGGCGCCGCTGGTACGCTTTCTGCCAGCAAAAGTGAAAATTTCGCAGGATTACGCCCATCGGCAGTCTGCTTTCTGGAAAAAAAGCTTTACTCATCTTGCGCCGTTTGCCGGTGAACACGCGGTGGAACGTAATTTATCGACTCTGGCTCCACTGGGAATTACTGACTTCTGCCGTGATACCACCATGAGCTATGCGCCCGAACACTGGGAGCGCATGCGCAGCGTGTTGGATGAGGCTGGCGTTGGTGAGCACTATGTCGTTGTGCAGCCAACAGCCCGCCAGCTGTTTAAATGCTGGGATAATGAAAAATTCTCGCAGGTGATCGATGCCCTGCAAGCCCGGGGATATGACGTCGTACTGACTTCCGGCCCGGGCGCTGACGATCTCGCCTGCGTTGAGGAGATTGCCCGCGGATGTGCGCGCAGGCCCGTCACTTCTCTGGCGGGTAAAACGCGTTTTCCTGAACTCGGTGCCTTAATCGCCCACGCCGCGCTGTTTATTGGCGTGGATTCTGCGCCAGGCCATATCGCCGCTGCGGTAAAGACGCCGATTATCTGCCTCTTTGGTGCCACCGACCACGTTTTCTGGCGACCATGGAGCGACAACATCATCCAGTTCTGGGCCGGTAATTATCAGCCGATGCCGCCGCGCAGCCAGTTGGACAGAAACAAGAAGTATCTCTCTGTTATTCCGGCAGAAGACGTCATCGCGGCGACAGAGAAGATGTTGCCCTCTTTAGAAGGCGTCTGCTGA
- a CDS encoding glycosyltransferase family 4 protein: MIVAFCLYKYFPFGGLQRDFMRIAQTVAGRGHHVRVYVQSWEGEQPTEFELIRVPVTSRTNHGRNAEYHAWVVAHLAKHPADRVVGFNKMPGLDVYYAADVCYAEKVAQEKGFFYRLTARYRHYAAFEKATFEQGKATQLLMLTDKQIGDFQRHYHTESERFHILPPGIYPDRKYSQQIANARQIYREKNGIADDQFWLLQIGSDFSRKGVDRTLAAVAALPEALRKKTQLFIVGQDKPGRFAAQAAKAGIKDNVHFFSGRSDVAELMAGADLLMHPAYQEAAGIVLLEAITAGLPVIVSSVCGYAPYIARAQCGVVIEDPWSQAALNEALQRALQEPALREAWAERARYFADTEDLYSLPERAADIITGEVNG, encoded by the coding sequence ATGATTGTCGCTTTCTGTTTATACAAATATTTTCCCTTTGGCGGCCTGCAGCGCGACTTTATGCGTATTGCGCAGACCGTCGCCGGGCGCGGGCATCATGTCAGGGTCTATGTGCAGTCATGGGAAGGCGAGCAGCCCACAGAGTTTGAGCTGATCCGCGTCCCGGTCACGTCGCGCACCAACCACGGGCGCAACGCTGAGTATCACGCCTGGGTAGTGGCGCATCTGGCGAAACATCCCGCCGATCGCGTGGTCGGCTTTAATAAAATGCCGGGACTGGATGTCTACTATGCGGCCGACGTTTGCTATGCCGAAAAAGTGGCGCAGGAGAAGGGCTTCTTTTACCGCCTGACCGCCCGTTATCGCCATTATGCCGCCTTTGAGAAAGCGACCTTTGAACAAGGGAAAGCGACGCAGCTGCTGATGCTGACCGACAAGCAGATCGGCGATTTTCAGCGGCATTACCATACTGAAAGCGAAAGATTTCACATTCTGCCGCCGGGGATCTATCCCGATCGTAAATACAGCCAGCAGATCGCCAATGCCCGCCAGATCTACCGTGAAAAAAACGGCATCGCGGACGATCAATTCTGGTTGTTACAGATCGGATCCGATTTCAGCAGGAAAGGCGTTGATCGTACGCTTGCCGCTGTTGCCGCGCTGCCAGAAGCATTAAGAAAAAAGACTCAGCTGTTTATCGTCGGCCAGGACAAGCCGGGGCGCTTTGCCGCACAGGCAGCGAAGGCAGGTATCAAAGATAACGTGCACTTCTTTTCAGGGCGTAGCGATGTGGCTGAGCTGATGGCGGGTGCCGATCTGCTGATGCATCCGGCCTACCAGGAAGCGGCGGGCATTGTGCTGCTTGAAGCGATAACCGCGGGTCTGCCGGTGATCGTCAGCAGCGTTTGCGGATATGCGCCCTACATTGCCCGTGCGCAGTGCGGTGTGGTAATCGAGGATCCATGGTCTCAGGCCGCGTTAAACGAGGCGCTACAGCGTGCATTGCAAGAGCCTGCCCTGCGCGAAGCATGGGCGGAGCGGGCGCGGTATTTCGCGGATACAGAAGATCTTTATAGCCTGCCGGAGAGAGCGGCGGACATCATTACGGGTGAAGTGAATGGTTGA
- the rfaP gene encoding lipopolysaccharide core heptose(I) kinase RfaP, producing the protein MVELKEPLATLWRGKDAFAEVEKLQGEVFRQLETRRTLRFELAGKSYFLKWHQGTAFKEVVKNLLSLRLPVLGADREWKAIHRLHDAGVDTMHGVGFGEKGANPINKTSFIITEDLTPTISLEDYCADWLTTPPEPRVKRMIIRRVATMVRKMHQAGVNHRDCYICHFLLHLPFEGDEKSLKISVIDLHRAQMRAHVPTRWRDKDLVGLYFSSLNIGLTQRDIWRFLTVYFAASPRKIVQQEAGLLAQAQARAEKIRERTERKSL; encoded by the coding sequence ATGGTTGAATTGAAAGAGCCGCTGGCGACACTCTGGCGGGGTAAAGATGCGTTTGCCGAAGTGGAAAAGTTACAGGGCGAGGTATTTCGCCAGCTCGAAACGCGCCGCACCCTGCGTTTTGAACTCGCCGGTAAAAGCTATTTCCTGAAGTGGCATCAGGGCACCGCGTTTAAAGAGGTGGTGAAAAATCTGCTTTCGCTGCGTCTGCCGGTACTGGGCGCCGATCGCGAGTGGAAAGCCATTCATCGTCTGCATGATGCAGGTGTTGATACCATGCACGGCGTTGGGTTTGGCGAAAAGGGTGCCAACCCTATCAATAAAACGTCTTTCATTATCACTGAAGATCTGACGCCAACCATTAGCCTTGAAGACTATTGCGCTGACTGGCTGACGACGCCGCCGGAGCCGCGTGTCAAACGGATGATTATTCGGCGTGTTGCCACCATGGTGCGCAAGATGCATCAGGCCGGGGTAAACCATCGGGACTGCTATATCTGCCATTTCCTGCTCCATCTGCCTTTTGAAGGCGACGAAAAGAGCCTGAAAATCTCGGTGATCGATCTGCATCGTGCGCAAATGCGTGCCCATGTGCCGACGCGCTGGCGTGATAAAGATCTGGTTGGGCTCTACTTCTCTTCACTCAATATTGGTCTTACCCAGCGGGATATCTGGCGTTTTCTTACCGTCTACTTTGCCGCCTCGCCGCGAAAGATTGTCCAGCAAGAGGCTGGTTTATTAGCGCAAGCGCAGGCTCGGGCTGAAAAAATCCGCGAAAGAACGGAACGTAAATCTCTCTAA
- the waaB gene encoding lipopolysaccharide 1,6-galactosyltransferase, with protein sequence MKIAFVGEAVSGFGGMETVIKAVIHSFQQAAFAQCEMFFFCRNDKMDKGWLAGINAAYSFSNIKLSFIRRAIHIHNFKRWMNEHKPDFVICIDTPTCFLVNRARRKCKHRFTVLSWPHFSLDHKKHGDCVVWADYHLAISSGIKTQMEARDIAEETIHLVYNPVEPQSGTIPTPNADETATFLYVGRMKFEGQKKVKDLLDGLAQVKGQWHLHAIGDGSDFEKCKAYARKLNIDRNITWHGWQAQPWDVVRDKIKKVSALLLTSSFEGFGMVLLEAMAWGIPCISANCVAGPEDIIRQGVNGYLYPPGEMAEFVALLQQVVDHRTSFQPDTVKQSISAFYTETYNRRMREAILSVLTALNTSIE encoded by the coding sequence ATGAAAATTGCATTTGTTGGTGAAGCCGTATCGGGTTTTGGTGGCATGGAAACGGTCATCAAAGCCGTCATTCATTCGTTTCAGCAAGCTGCCTTTGCGCAGTGCGAGATGTTCTTTTTTTGCCGTAACGACAAAATGGATAAAGGGTGGCTGGCAGGGATTAACGCGGCTTACTCCTTCTCGAACATTAAACTCAGTTTTATCAGGCGCGCGATCCATATCCATAATTTCAAGCGCTGGATGAATGAGCATAAACCCGACTTTGTAATCTGCATTGATACGCCCACCTGCTTTCTGGTAAACAGAGCGCGGCGGAAATGCAAACATCGTTTTACTGTTTTGTCGTGGCCGCATTTCTCGCTGGATCATAAAAAGCACGGTGACTGTGTAGTCTGGGCTGATTATCACCTCGCGATAAGCAGCGGTATCAAAACGCAGATGGAGGCGCGGGATATTGCGGAGGAGACAATCCACCTCGTCTATAACCCCGTTGAACCGCAGAGCGGCACGATCCCCACCCCGAATGCGGACGAGACTGCGACCTTCTTATACGTCGGCAGAATGAAGTTTGAAGGGCAGAAAAAAGTTAAAGATCTGCTCGATGGTCTCGCGCAGGTTAAAGGACAGTGGCATCTGCATGCGATTGGCGATGGTTCGGATTTTGAAAAGTGCAAGGCTTACGCGCGCAAACTCAATATCGACCGCAACATCACCTGGCATGGCTGGCAGGCTCAGCCCTGGGACGTGGTCAGGGACAAAATCAAAAAAGTCTCCGCATTGCTACTGACCTCATCCTTTGAAGGCTTCGGGATGGTGCTGCTGGAAGCGATGGCGTGGGGCATTCCCTGCATCAGCGCAAATTGTGTTGCCGGTCCGGAAGATATTATTCGCCAGGGCGTCAATGGCTATCTCTATCCGCCAGGCGAGATGGCTGAGTTTGTGGCCTTGCTGCAGCAGGTTGTTGATCATCGCACGTCATTCCAGCCAGATACGGTTAAGCAGTCAATCAGCGCGTTCTATACCGAAACCTATAATCGACGTATGCGAGAGGCGATCCTCTCGGTCCTCACGGCACTGAATACGAGCATTGAATGA